The genomic DNA CCTTACCTATACCGGTTGGGAAAGGTATCGGGTACCAGGGAAATTGTTGTCCATCCCGATTACCTGGTTGTTTATCGCGTTGCGGGCTGGATTGAAATTCTGACGGTGCTGCACGCCCGCCAGGAATATCCTTGATCTTCGCTCTGTCTCGCTCGACCTTTGAAGAGGGGGGCATGGGCTTGCCCCCTTGCGATCTACCCGAGCCTCTTCATGAGCCGTGACACCCTCGAACACAACCAGATCCCGATCTACTTCATCGCCGTCCTCCTGGCGGCTGCTTTTGGCGTGCTCGCGCCCTTGGCTGCCCATGGGCTAGGCACGCTGGTCACGCCCGCCATCGCCGTGCTGATGTACGCCATGTTCCTGCAAATCCCCTTCCTCGATCTGCGCGAGGGGCTTGGCAACAAGCGCTTCATCTGCGCGTTGCTGCTTGCCAACTTCATCCTGGTGCCGTTGCTGGTCTGGGTGTTGACCCGTGGGCTCGTGGAGCGCCCGGCGCTGTTGGTTGGCGCATTGTTGGTGTTGCTCACGCCGTGCATCGATTACGTGGTGGTGTTCACTCATATCGGCAAGGGCGATTCACGGCTGATGCTGGCGGCGACGCCGATTCTGTTGCTGCTGCAGCTGGTGCTGCTGCCGGTGTATCTGGGGTTCATGCTGGGGGCGGAGTCGGAGGTCGTGGTGGCCGTAGGGCCATTCGTCGAGGCATTCCTGCTGTTGATTGTGCTGCCCATGGTGCTGGCCGTGCTGACGACATCCCTGGCCCGGCGCTCAAGCGTTATCAATGCCTGGAACACGGCTTGGGCGTGGCTGCCGGTGCCGGCCATGGCGCTGGTTTTGTTTGTAGTGGTTGGTTCGCAGATCACCTTCGTTGTGCGGGATATCGGTTTGCTGATGCCGGTAATCCCGGTGTATGTGGGTTTCCTGCTGTTGGCCCCGCTGATAGGCGCGCTGGCGGCACGGCTGTTTGCGTTGCCGGCCATGACGGCGCGGGCGGTGACATTCAGCGCAGCGACCCGCAATTCGCTGGTGGTGTTGCCCCTGGCGCTGGCCTTGCCCGAAGACGTGCGTGGGCTGGCGGCGACGGCGGTGATTCTGCAAACCCTGGTGGAGCTGGTGGGCGAGCTGCTCTACATCCGGCTGATCCCGGCGCTGGTGTGGCGCGCTCGTCGATAAACCCGGAAATCTATCGGTCTGTTCAGGCGTTATTCAGGGGGGGAGTCGGCACCATTGTGTCGGCGCACCTTACCTGGAAGGAATACTGATGGATCATCGCAGCCGTTTTCGCCTGGAGTCCCTGGGCATTTTCCTGATTGCCTTGTTGCTGTTTACGCTGGGAATCTGGAACGAGCAGCCCCAAGGGTTTGACGGACGCTGGGCGCTGTTCTTGCAGGAAATGTTTCGCAACGGCGCGAGCCTTTTCCCGACCACCTATGGTCAGCCGTATCCGGATTATCCCGGCACTGCGACCTTTTTCAGTTTTGTGTTTGCCCGCCTGTTTGGTGCGCCGAACCACTTGGCTAATGTGTTGCCGACGGCGCTGGCGTCCGCGGGTGTCATCGCATTGATCTATCGCCTGCTGGCGCCGTCCAGCCGGCCCTGGGCCTTGCTGACAGTGTTGCTGACCCTGCTCACCACCCAGTTGCTCGATAAGTCGCGCTCGGTGTGCCTGGACCTGATGATCGCGCTGCTCTGTGTCGGCAGTTTCTACCTGTTGCACAGTGGCGAGCGCCTGGGTTCGCGGGCAAGGCAATTGGCCGTATTCCCGTTGTTTGTGCTGGCATTCGCGATTCGCGGGCCGCTGGGCTTGATCGAAGTGTGTGGCGTGGTGTGTGTGTACTGGGCGTTGGGGCGCCCTGGCGCGAGGGTCAAGCAAGTGCTGATCCACGGTTTTGTCGGGTTGGTACTGCTCGGCGCATGCTGGTGGGTGTTGATGAAGCTCGCGCGTTTCAGCGGCGGCGATGCTTTCGCCAATGATGTGTTCAGGATGCAGGTGGTCGGGCGTCTGGATGAATCGGGCGAGCCGTTTTATTTCTACTTCAAATTGAGTTTGTACCGTTACTTCCCGGTGGTGCCTTTGGCGCTGGCGACCCTGATCGCGCTGCGCCATCGTTGGTCCGAGCGCTGGGTCAACGATGAAGTACTGCTGGTGGTTCGACTCGGCGCCTGCGGGTTGATGATTCTGCTCGGACTGTCGGTGCCGCACTTCAAGCGCGCGTATTACATCCTGCCAATGGTGCCGATGTTTGCGGCTGTCGCCGCCTATGGGCTGCTCCAGGCGCAAAACTGGCTGCTGGGCGTGCGCCGCTGCTATGAGTGGCTTGTTGCCGCTCTACCGGCCTTGTGCGTGGTGGTGTTGTTTGTGTGTCGGCATGCGTGGCAAAAACACGGCTACTGGCCCGACGTGTTGCTGCCGCTGCTGATCGGTGTGTTGCTGGTGCTGCAGGTGGCGGCGCTGGTTGCCTGGCGCCGTGAGTTGCGCCTGGTGTCGCTCAGCGTGATCGCTTTGGCGGCGCAGTGGCTGCTGCTGACAGTGGTGATTGATCCGGCCAAGGACCTGCAATTCGACACCCGCACATTCGTCACCCGGGTGGAGGCGTTACGTGCCTCGCAGCCTGGGCCTTTAGTGTTTGTCGACCTGGGGCGCGACACCTGGGCGGTGCGCTACATGATGAACCTGGACCATGAGGAACAGCCGCTGTTTGTCGGTGGCAATGAGCCGGAAAAGTTGAACACCTTGCCGCGTCCCTCATGGGTGTTGGTGCCCCGCAAAGAGGCGGCTCTGCTCAAGGGAACACCGATGGAGCAGCAGGCGCCCGCGTTCGAAGGGCGCCTGAATGACAACCCGCTGATGGTGTTTCTACTCAACTAGGCCGGTGCAGGTCATTTGCACTGGTAGCCCTCGGGCATCGTGACGGTGTAGTTGCGATGCACGCGGTCCTGGAAATTCAGGTTCTGCAGGCCTTGTTCCACCAGAAAGGCCTCGACCTTGGTGGCCTCGCAGTCTTCGTTGTAAGACATCACCCGCAGCAGGTACACCGCGCGCCTGCTCGCTTCATCCCGTGCAGTGGCCGTGAAGGTGGTCAGCGTGGTGTAGCCGGTTCGCTCTGACGTGCCCACCGGGCCGTAGGTGGTGTTCGGTTTGCTGGTGCAGGTCAACTGGTCGTCTTTTTTCTTGTTCTTCTTGCATTGAGTGGTCGTGCTGGTGGGCACCTGGCCGTATTCGGTCGCGGTGTACCGGTAGGTCACCTGGCGGCTGTCGACATCAAGCAGAACGGTCATTTTGATCGGGGCATGCTGCTTGGGCAGGGTGGTGTCGGTGTACACCTCGCGAAAGCCCTGATCCTTCATGGCGCTGACCATGTCGCGCAGGTAGTAGCGGGCATTCAACGTGCTTTGCGCGCTGCCGCCGACGGAAGTGGTCACCAGTACCGGGGCCTGTCGAT from Pseudomonas tolaasii NCPPB 2192 includes the following:
- a CDS encoding arsenic resistance protein; this translates as MSRDTLEHNQIPIYFIAVLLAAAFGVLAPLAAHGLGTLVTPAIAVLMYAMFLQIPFLDLREGLGNKRFICALLLANFILVPLLVWVLTRGLVERPALLVGALLVLLTPCIDYVVVFTHIGKGDSRLMLAATPILLLLQLVLLPVYLGFMLGAESEVVVAVGPFVEAFLLLIVLPMVLAVLTTSLARRSSVINAWNTAWAWLPVPAMALVLFVVVGSQITFVVRDIGLLMPVIPVYVGFLLLAPLIGALAARLFALPAMTARAVTFSAATRNSLVVLPLALALPEDVRGLAATAVILQTLVELVGELLYIRLIPALVWRARR
- a CDS encoding type II toxin-antitoxin system RelE/ParE family toxin, which produces MRVEWRPEAQAELRAILEYIIERNVAAASDLNEAIEEATTALPLHPYLYRLGKVSGTREIVVHPDYLVVYRVAGWIEILTVLHARQEYP
- a CDS encoding ArnT family glycosyltransferase, coding for MDHRSRFRLESLGIFLIALLLFTLGIWNEQPQGFDGRWALFLQEMFRNGASLFPTTYGQPYPDYPGTATFFSFVFARLFGAPNHLANVLPTALASAGVIALIYRLLAPSSRPWALLTVLLTLLTTQLLDKSRSVCLDLMIALLCVGSFYLLHSGERLGSRARQLAVFPLFVLAFAIRGPLGLIEVCGVVCVYWALGRPGARVKQVLIHGFVGLVLLGACWWVLMKLARFSGGDAFANDVFRMQVVGRLDESGEPFYFYFKLSLYRYFPVVPLALATLIALRHRWSERWVNDEVLLVVRLGACGLMILLGLSVPHFKRAYYILPMVPMFAAVAAYGLLQAQNWLLGVRRCYEWLVAALPALCVVVLFVCRHAWQKHGYWPDVLLPLLIGVLLVLQVAALVAWRRELRLVSLSVIALAAQWLLLTVVIDPAKDLQFDTRTFVTRVEALRASQPGPLVFVDLGRDTWAVRYMMNLDHEEQPLFVGGNEPEKLNTLPRPSWVLVPRKEAALLKGTPMEQQAPAFEGRLNDNPLMVFLLN